A stretch of Geomonas oryzisoli DNA encodes these proteins:
- a CDS encoding ABC transporter ATP-binding protein has product MIEIKNVSIVFGQGTVNENKALKNINLKVKEGDFITIIGSNGAGKSTLFNTIAGTYLPSEGQIFANDKNVTRDPEYKRAKYIGRIFQNPLLGTAGNMSLEDNMTITHKKGMKWLRRSLNNKTREIFRQELVQLRMGLEHRMKENLVMFSGGQRQALTLLMMVLSKPSLILLDEHTAALDPKNAEIVLELTNKFISEYNLTGMMITHNMTHAIEFGNRLLMMDGGEIIFDIEGEAKKALTVEKLIQKFHELRHKTFENDRTLLAEE; this is encoded by the coding sequence ATGATAGAGATTAAGAACGTTTCCATCGTATTTGGCCAGGGGACCGTCAACGAGAACAAGGCCCTGAAGAACATCAACCTCAAGGTGAAAGAAGGCGACTTCATCACCATCATCGGCTCCAACGGCGCCGGCAAATCGACCCTTTTCAACACCATCGCCGGGACCTACCTCCCCAGCGAAGGGCAGATCTTTGCCAACGACAAGAACGTGACCAGGGATCCGGAGTACAAGAGGGCGAAGTACATCGGCAGGATCTTTCAGAATCCGCTGCTCGGCACCGCCGGCAACATGAGTCTGGAAGACAACATGACCATCACCCATAAAAAGGGGATGAAGTGGTTGCGCCGCAGTCTCAACAACAAGACCCGAGAGATCTTCAGGCAGGAGCTGGTGCAGCTCAGGATGGGCCTCGAGCACCGCATGAAGGAGAACCTGGTCATGTTCTCTGGCGGCCAGCGCCAGGCGCTCACCCTGCTCATGATGGTCCTCTCCAAGCCGTCGCTGATCCTTCTCGATGAGCACACCGCCGCGCTGGACCCGAAGAACGCCGAGATCGTGCTGGAGTTGACCAACAAGTTCATCAGCGAGTACAACCTGACCGGCATGATGATCACCCACAACATGACCCACGCCATCGAGTTCGGCAACCGTCTGCTCATGATGGACGGCGGCGAGATTATCTTCGACATCGAAGGCGAAGCGAAGAAGGCGCTCACCGTCGAGAAGCTGATCCAGAAGTTCCACGAACTGCGTCACAAGACCTTCGAGAACGACAGGACCCTCCTCGCCGAAGAATAG
- a CDS encoding chemotaxis protein CheV: MEPNNKILLESGTNELEIVEFRIDEVDGKGNVIPCYFGVNVAKVREIIRLPETRKVVNANPCVSGMIKLRDQVITLIDLSRSLNKNTEGIPADRVIVLEFNRIVVGIQVHSVSRIYRISWENVEPPVKAIHDANITGVVKMEDRIILILDFEKIIGELSSTMALATPGEDLMLAHSVANRGARTILVADDSAFIRRTMCGSLREAGYQVVEAENGEEAWEHVQAIRQKCAESKQPLKEVLSLVITDIEMPRMDGLHLTALIRKESDLDGLPVVIFSSLASEDNKMKWRNLGASDILTKPDLPNLVQKADTLAL; the protein is encoded by the coding sequence ATGGAACCGAACAACAAGATTCTGCTCGAAAGCGGCACCAACGAACTGGAAATAGTCGAATTCAGGATCGACGAGGTGGACGGCAAGGGGAACGTCATCCCCTGCTATTTCGGCGTTAACGTAGCCAAGGTCCGCGAGATCATCAGACTGCCGGAGACGCGCAAGGTGGTGAACGCCAACCCCTGCGTGAGCGGCATGATCAAACTGCGCGACCAGGTGATCACCCTGATCGACCTCTCCCGCTCGCTGAACAAGAACACGGAAGGGATACCCGCGGACCGGGTCATCGTGCTCGAGTTCAACAGGATCGTGGTCGGCATCCAGGTGCACTCGGTCTCCCGCATCTATCGCATTTCCTGGGAAAACGTGGAGCCGCCGGTGAAAGCGATCCACGACGCCAACATCACCGGCGTGGTGAAGATGGAGGACCGGATCATCCTCATCCTCGACTTCGAAAAGATCATCGGGGAACTCTCCTCGACCATGGCCCTGGCCACACCGGGGGAAGACCTGATGCTGGCCCACTCCGTGGCGAACCGCGGCGCCAGGACCATCCTGGTCGCCGACGACTCGGCCTTCATCAGGAGGACCATGTGCGGGTCGCTGCGTGAAGCGGGGTACCAGGTAGTCGAGGCGGAAAACGGCGAGGAGGCCTGGGAACACGTGCAGGCGATACGTCAGAAATGCGCGGAGAGCAAGCAGCCGCTGAAGGAGGTACTGAGCCTCGTGATCACCGACATCGAAATGCCCCGCATGGACGGACTGCACCTTACCGCCCTGATCCGGAAGGAGTCTGACCTGGACGGGCTCCCCGTGGTAATATTCTCGTCGCTGGCCAGCGAGGACAACAAGATGAAATGGCGCAACCTGGGGGCGAGCGACATCCTCACCAAGCCGGACCTCCCCAACCTGGTGCAGAAGGCGGATACCCTTGCCCTATGA
- a CDS encoding ABC transporter substrate-binding protein: protein MRKKIGILLALALSLSSAATVFAAAPAKPVTIGISKIVSHPALDAVVKGIQDELKDSKINATFDVQNANGDINTAASIATKFQSQKVNLAVGVATPTAQALVNTLKGIPIVFSAVTDPVKAGLVPSLAKGGKNVTGVSDMTPVKQQIEMLLKIKPKTKRIGHIYTSSEENAVVLAGMVKQVCKEKHLEFVETTVTKSAEVKQAAQTIANRVDAIYISTDNTVVSAMSAVAEVAAKAKIPVMSADPSSSETYDVLAAWGFDYYKMGRATGKMIIEILKGKKPEQIPTRFMTKASDVDLLINLDVAKKLGLTVPADIVKAAKTVRQNGKITKK, encoded by the coding sequence GTGCGCAAGAAGATCGGTATTCTGTTGGCTCTCGCTTTGTCGCTGTCGTCTGCGGCAACCGTTTTCGCGGCGGCTCCCGCCAAGCCCGTGACGATCGGCATCTCCAAGATCGTCTCCCACCCGGCGCTGGATGCGGTCGTCAAAGGGATCCAGGATGAACTCAAGGACTCCAAGATCAACGCAACCTTCGACGTGCAGAACGCCAACGGCGACATCAACACCGCGGCGTCCATCGCCACCAAGTTCCAGAGCCAGAAGGTCAACCTCGCCGTCGGCGTCGCCACCCCGACCGCGCAGGCGCTGGTGAACACCCTGAAAGGCATCCCGATCGTTTTCTCCGCCGTTACCGACCCGGTCAAGGCGGGCCTGGTTCCCTCCCTCGCCAAGGGTGGCAAGAACGTCACCGGCGTTTCCGACATGACCCCTGTGAAGCAGCAGATCGAGATGCTGCTCAAGATCAAGCCCAAGACCAAGCGTATCGGTCACATCTACACCAGCTCCGAAGAGAACGCGGTCGTCCTGGCCGGCATGGTGAAGCAGGTCTGTAAAGAGAAGCACCTCGAGTTTGTTGAGACCACCGTCACCAAATCCGCAGAGGTGAAGCAGGCCGCCCAGACCATCGCCAACCGCGTTGACGCCATCTACATCTCCACCGACAACACCGTCGTCTCCGCCATGAGCGCCGTCGCCGAGGTTGCCGCCAAGGCAAAGATCCCGGTCATGTCCGCAGACCCGAGCTCCTCCGAGACCTACGACGTCCTCGCCGCCTGGGGCTTCGACTACTACAAGATGGGCCGCGCCACCGGCAAGATGATCATCGAGATCCTGAAAGGCAAGAAGCCCGAGCAGATCCCGACCCGCTTCATGACCAAGGCTTCCGACGTCGACCTGCTGATCAACCTCGACGTAGCCAAGAAGCTCGGCCTGACTGTCCCGGCCGACATCGTCAAAGCCGCCAAGACTGTCCGTCAGAACGGCAAGATCACCAAAAAGTAA
- the hisI gene encoding phosphoribosyl-AMP cyclohydrolase, which yields MIKIDFEKMGGLIPAVIQDNESGEVLMVAFMDEKTLNLTLETGKTWFFSRTRNKYWMKGEESGNTQEVIEVLTDCDADTVVIKVKQNGPAACHTGNRSCFYVKYENGTWVEHSNPLFDPNTVYKK from the coding sequence ATGATAAAGATCGATTTCGAGAAGATGGGTGGACTGATCCCTGCTGTTATCCAGGACAACGAAAGCGGGGAAGTTTTGATGGTCGCGTTCATGGACGAGAAGACCCTGAACCTGACCCTGGAAACCGGCAAGACCTGGTTCTTCAGCCGCACCAGGAACAAGTACTGGATGAAGGGCGAGGAGTCCGGCAACACCCAGGAAGTCATCGAGGTGCTGACCGACTGCGATGCCGACACCGTGGTGATCAAGGTGAAGCAGAACGGCCCCGCCGCCTGCCACACCGGGAACCGGAGCTGCTTCTACGTGAAGTACGAGAACGGGACCTGGGTCGAACACTCCAATCCGCTCTTCGATCCCAACACCGTCTACAAGAAATAG
- a CDS encoding GreA/GreB family elongation factor produces MTNMISAEGRKKLQERYDFLWETERPRMVKNMADAAAEGDRSENAEYIYSKKRLREIDRELKHLGDRLKVLKVVYAPLNPTSVSFGCWVTYEDEEGEERCYQLVGPDEFDVSQGKISIDSPVGKALLGKKVDDEVTIKRPAGDLTVTVLAVTSRKPE; encoded by the coding sequence ATGACCAACATGATCAGCGCCGAAGGGCGCAAGAAGTTACAGGAACGCTACGACTTTCTCTGGGAAACCGAGCGGCCGCGCATGGTGAAGAACATGGCCGATGCCGCCGCCGAAGGGGACCGCTCCGAGAACGCCGAGTACATCTACTCGAAGAAGAGGCTGCGCGAGATCGATCGCGAGCTGAAGCACCTGGGTGACCGCCTCAAGGTGCTCAAGGTGGTCTACGCGCCGCTGAACCCGACCTCGGTCAGCTTCGGCTGCTGGGTCACCTACGAGGACGAGGAGGGGGAAGAGCGCTGTTACCAACTGGTCGGGCCGGACGAGTTCGACGTGAGCCAGGGCAAGATCAGCATCGATTCCCCGGTCGGCAAGGCGCTGCTGGGCAAGAAGGTCGACGACGAGGTGACCATCAAGAGACCTGCCGGCGACCTGACCGTCACCGTGCTTGCGGTAACGTCGAGGAAACCGGAGTAG
- a CDS encoding PilZ domain-containing protein: protein MSDIKILIVVKDEEAGLAYAQAVAEIGVACDVACSFAEMSQLATDNRYNGFLVDILTLVRCSKEEKVIAYECINLFPVLRVKWEARQKKIKLSPLEQSFSPDTGSALRFFIENRCRNFPARSLRRSPRRSINLNLYYSTDPDFPAESTHKSFTINLGRHGLFLHTMQEFLQGDTIWIRFLEFTDQTPIRANVRWSQHWGVTRCIPGAGVMFESLTKKQEQEIAKLLDL from the coding sequence ATGTCAGACATCAAGATCCTGATAGTGGTAAAAGATGAAGAGGCCGGTCTCGCCTATGCGCAAGCCGTAGCGGAGATCGGCGTGGCCTGTGACGTGGCATGCTCCTTTGCAGAGATGTCGCAGCTCGCCACGGACAACCGCTATAACGGCTTCCTGGTCGACATACTGACTCTGGTGCGTTGCAGCAAGGAAGAGAAGGTGATCGCCTATGAGTGCATCAACCTTTTTCCGGTGCTGCGGGTGAAGTGGGAGGCACGGCAGAAGAAGATAAAGCTGAGCCCGCTGGAACAGAGTTTCTCCCCCGATACCGGTTCGGCGCTGCGCTTTTTCATCGAAAACCGCTGCAGGAACTTCCCCGCACGCTCGTTGCGCCGGTCGCCGCGCCGGTCGATCAACCTGAACCTTTACTACAGCACCGATCCCGATTTCCCGGCCGAGAGCACCCACAAGTCCTTCACCATCAACCTCGGCAGACACGGTCTGTTCCTGCACACCATGCAGGAATTTCTGCAGGGGGACACCATCTGGATCCGTTTCCTCGAATTCACCGACCAGACCCCGATCCGGGCCAACGTGCGCTGGTCCCAGCACTGGGGGGTGACCCGCTGCATCCCCGGGGCAGGGGTGATGTTCGAATCTTTGACCAAGAAACAGGAGCAGGAGATCGCCAAGCTGCTCGATCTGTGA
- a CDS encoding TIGR04283 family arsenosugar biosynthesis glycosyltransferase: MPYESCPELSVVVPVYNEEGNVASFLTALARQQGVRLEVILSDGASSDRTLAIAQKLHDGLPFPLSLVQGTKGRGRQLNRGADAARAETLLFLHIDSSFEDPLALRKALDSLGEALRSGASVAGRFALRFGFPGTTPFPYRFYGAKAALDRPGCTHGDQGFLIRRDFFAQVGPYDTSLPLMEDTFLAERVRREGRWLLLPAAITTSPRRFQTEGLLPRQTLNAILMNLAHIGHLSLVRCLQTSYRSQDATARLQLKPFLEPLQQAMAELEAHERRRLWCRTGAYVRGNAWQIAFFLDVLTGGIKEEGRGGRFLDLYDRLLGRLIDNKGGDLGAALLTWLWFRLTLLAAP; this comes from the coding sequence TTGCCCTATGAGTCGTGCCCCGAACTGTCGGTCGTAGTGCCGGTCTATAACGAGGAGGGGAACGTGGCTTCCTTCCTCACGGCACTCGCCCGGCAGCAGGGGGTACGCCTGGAGGTCATCCTCTCCGACGGCGCTTCCAGCGACCGCACCCTTGCCATCGCGCAGAAGCTGCATGACGGGCTCCCCTTCCCGCTCTCCCTGGTCCAAGGGACCAAGGGACGAGGGAGACAGTTGAACCGGGGCGCCGACGCGGCCCGCGCCGAAACCCTCCTCTTCCTGCACATCGATTCCAGCTTCGAAGACCCGCTCGCCCTCAGGAAGGCGCTTGATTCCCTCGGGGAGGCCCTTCGCTCCGGAGCAAGCGTCGCCGGCCGCTTCGCCCTCCGTTTCGGCTTCCCCGGCACCACCCCGTTCCCCTACCGCTTCTACGGCGCCAAGGCCGCCCTGGACCGCCCCGGATGCACCCACGGCGACCAGGGGTTTCTGATCCGTCGCGACTTCTTCGCGCAGGTCGGCCCCTACGACACGTCGCTTCCGCTCATGGAAGACACCTTCCTCGCCGAGCGGGTGCGGCGGGAGGGACGCTGGCTCCTCCTCCCCGCCGCCATCACCACCTCGCCGCGGCGCTTCCAGACCGAGGGGCTTCTCCCCAGGCAGACGCTCAACGCCATCCTGATGAACCTGGCCCATATCGGCCATCTTTCTCTGGTCCGGTGCCTGCAGACGAGTTACCGCAGCCAGGACGCCACCGCGCGCCTGCAGCTCAAGCCCTTCCTGGAGCCGCTGCAGCAGGCCATGGCCGAGCTCGAGGCGCATGAACGGCGCCGGTTATGGTGCCGCACCGGAGCCTATGTGCGGGGGAACGCCTGGCAGATCGCTTTCTTTCTGGATGTTTTGACCGGCGGGATTAAGGAAGAAGGGAGGGGGGGGAGGTTCCTGGACCTTTACGACCGCCTCCTGGGGCGGCTCATCGACAACAAGGGGGGCGACCTGGGTGCCGCCCTCCTGACCTGGCTCTGGTTCCGGCTGACGCTCCTCGCTGCGCCGTAG
- a CDS encoding cytochrome c3 family protein translates to MKRIAMAAAAMAVVMMAAQAMAVSAGKTVEWPTSMGKVTFKGDDHAGKGLKCNECHTKIFKMKKGSTQMKMADINAGKYCGECHNGKKAFKPAGNCAKCHKK, encoded by the coding sequence ATGAAACGTATTGCGATGGCAGCGGCGGCGATGGCGGTGGTGATGATGGCGGCACAGGCGATGGCGGTTTCGGCCGGCAAAACGGTGGAATGGCCGACTTCGATGGGCAAGGTGACCTTCAAGGGTGACGACCATGCCGGCAAAGGTCTCAAGTGCAACGAGTGTCACACCAAGATCTTCAAGATGAAGAAGGGGTCCACCCAGATGAAGATGGCCGACATCAACGCCGGTAAATACTGCGGCGAGTGCCACAACGGCAAGAAGGCGTTCAAGCCCGCCGGCAACTGCGCCAAGTGCCACAAGAAGTAG
- a CDS encoding molybdopterin oxidoreductase family protein, whose product MNVVTRRSVCPFDCPDTCSMLVEVENGKAVAVQGDPLHPFSRGTLCPKMRHYEKSVHSPLRLTTPLKRTGAKGSGEFTAITWDEAIATIAERWRAIIAGHGGEAILPYSYAGTMGIVQRNAGHPFFHRMGASRLDRTICSPAKGAGWEAVMGKTATPPPESAGKSDLLILWGINAAATSIHFLNQAHEVRQGGGRIWLIDTYETPTASAADRTFLVRPGSDGALALGMMHVIAREGLTDAEFLAQQVLGFEELAAEVLPEMTPQRCAEITGLAPEVIEEMARAYAAARAPFIRLGSGLSRYGNGSMTVRSICCLPALVGAYGREGGGCFPDTATGAAFPMEILTREDLIPGQTRLINMNQLGSALNQLDAPRVMGLYVYHSNPAAVTPDQNAVLKGLSRDDLFTVVHERFLTDTARYADIVLPATSSLEHSDIYRSYGTYCIQRAQAVVDPVGESKSNWEVFSLLAQAMGFEEEIFTLTADQMIDRLLAVPKPLRAGIDEEALAEGRPVTLAARPGGIVTPSGKIEILNERLEEKLPRYLPTHEEQGKLPFRLMTAPTPFALNATFYEREELRESQGGMQLKMNPDDAAGKGLADGAEVVAWNELGEVTFRLQVTPKVPRGVVVAEGVWWLAHAPGARSVNALTSQRLTDRGGGSTFYDNRVDVREGI is encoded by the coding sequence ATGAACGTCGTCACCAGGAGATCGGTCTGCCCATTCGACTGCCCGGACACCTGCAGCATGCTGGTCGAGGTGGAAAACGGCAAGGCCGTCGCGGTGCAGGGCGACCCCCTCCACCCCTTCAGCCGCGGCACCCTCTGCCCGAAGATGCGCCACTACGAGAAAAGCGTGCATTCGCCGCTGCGCCTCACCACGCCGCTCAAGAGAACCGGCGCCAAAGGTAGCGGCGAGTTCACCGCCATCACCTGGGACGAGGCGATCGCCACCATAGCCGAGCGCTGGCGCGCCATCATCGCCGGCCACGGCGGGGAGGCCATCCTCCCCTACTCCTACGCCGGAACGATGGGAATCGTGCAGCGCAACGCGGGGCACCCCTTCTTCCACCGCATGGGTGCCTCCCGGCTGGACCGCACCATCTGCTCCCCGGCCAAGGGGGCGGGGTGGGAGGCGGTAATGGGGAAGACTGCGACCCCGCCGCCTGAATCGGCCGGCAAAAGCGATCTCCTGATCCTGTGGGGGATCAACGCGGCGGCGACCAGCATCCACTTCCTGAACCAGGCGCACGAGGTGCGGCAAGGTGGAGGGCGGATCTGGCTGATCGATACCTACGAGACACCGACCGCGTCCGCCGCGGACCGCACCTTCCTGGTGCGTCCGGGAAGCGACGGGGCGCTCGCCCTGGGGATGATGCACGTGATCGCCCGCGAGGGGCTGACAGACGCCGAGTTTCTTGCGCAACAGGTGCTGGGGTTCGAGGAGCTGGCGGCCGAGGTGCTTCCGGAGATGACGCCGCAGCGTTGCGCGGAGATCACCGGCCTCGCGCCGGAGGTGATCGAGGAGATGGCGCGCGCCTACGCGGCGGCCAGGGCCCCCTTCATCCGGCTCGGGAGCGGGCTGTCGCGCTACGGCAACGGGTCCATGACGGTGCGCTCGATCTGCTGCCTGCCGGCGCTGGTCGGGGCCTACGGCAGGGAGGGGGGTGGGTGTTTCCCGGATACCGCGACCGGCGCCGCCTTCCCCATGGAGATACTGACCAGGGAGGACCTGATCCCGGGGCAGACACGGCTCATCAACATGAACCAGTTGGGGAGCGCGCTGAACCAGCTCGACGCCCCGCGGGTCATGGGGCTCTACGTGTACCACTCGAACCCCGCCGCGGTGACGCCGGACCAGAACGCGGTGCTGAAGGGGCTCTCCCGCGACGACCTCTTCACCGTGGTGCACGAGCGTTTCCTGACCGACACCGCGCGCTACGCCGACATCGTGCTTCCCGCCACCTCGTCGCTTGAGCACAGCGACATCTACCGCTCCTACGGCACCTACTGCATCCAGCGCGCCCAGGCGGTGGTCGACCCGGTGGGGGAGAGCAAGTCCAACTGGGAGGTGTTCTCCCTGCTGGCGCAGGCGATGGGATTCGAGGAGGAGATCTTCACCCTCACCGCTGACCAGATGATCGACCGGCTGCTCGCGGTGCCCAAGCCGCTGCGGGCGGGAATCGACGAGGAGGCTCTCGCCGAGGGGCGCCCGGTGACCCTGGCGGCAAGACCGGGAGGGATCGTGACCCCCTCGGGGAAGATCGAGATCCTGAACGAGCGGCTCGAGGAGAAGCTGCCGCGCTACCTCCCCACCCACGAGGAACAGGGGAAGCTCCCCTTCCGGCTGATGACCGCGCCCACCCCTTTCGCGCTGAACGCGACCTTCTACGAGCGGGAGGAACTGCGGGAGAGCCAGGGGGGGATGCAGCTCAAGATGAACCCGGATGACGCGGCGGGCAAGGGGCTCGCCGACGGCGCGGAGGTGGTCGCCTGGAACGAGCTGGGGGAGGTGACCTTCCGGCTGCAGGTCACGCCCAAGGTGCCTCGGGGAGTGGTGGTCGCCGAGGGGGTATGGTGGCTCGCCCATGCGCCGGGTGCGCGCTCGGTGAACGCTTTGACCTCGCAGCGCCTGACCGACCGGGGGGGCGGGAGCACCTTCTACGACAACAGGGTGGATGTGCGGGAAGGTATATGA
- a CDS encoding NRDE family protein, protein MCTLLLAYRFHPAYRLVVAANRDEYYQRPTQPAHFWEDAPHVFAGRDLVHGGTWLGVTATGRIAALTNYRDPSDLHRHGPSSRGQLVSGFLTEDAGAEEYLARLRDSGISYGGYNLLVGDSERLFCYSNKSDRVLPIEPGIHGLSNHLLDTPWPKVCRGKDGLDRILARQDFAVEELFALLADHTHPPDQELPDTGVGLELERMLSPIFITSAQYGTRCSTVLLVDHSGKATFIERSFEGGAATERQTEFQW, encoded by the coding sequence ATGTGCACGCTGTTACTCGCCTACCGGTTCCATCCCGCCTACCGTCTCGTCGTTGCCGCCAATCGCGATGAATACTACCAGCGCCCGACGCAGCCCGCCCACTTCTGGGAGGATGCCCCGCACGTCTTCGCCGGGCGCGACCTGGTGCACGGCGGCACCTGGCTTGGTGTCACCGCGACCGGCCGGATCGCCGCGCTCACCAACTACCGCGATCCCAGCGACCTGCACCGGCACGGCCCTTCGTCACGGGGACAACTGGTGAGCGGCTTTCTCACGGAGGATGCGGGTGCCGAGGAGTACCTGGCGCGGCTGCGGGATTCCGGCATCTCCTATGGCGGTTACAACCTCCTGGTCGGGGACAGCGAGCGGCTTTTCTGCTACTCCAACAAGAGCGACCGGGTGCTCCCCATCGAACCGGGGATCCACGGCCTGAGCAACCACCTGCTGGACACCCCCTGGCCGAAGGTGTGCCGCGGCAAAGACGGGCTGGACCGGATCCTGGCGCGGCAAGATTTTGCAGTGGAAGAACTGTTTGCGCTCCTGGCCGACCACACGCACCCCCCGGACCAGGAGTTGCCGGACACTGGCGTGGGGCTTGAGCTGGAGCGGATGCTGTCGCCCATCTTCATCACGAGCGCGCAGTACGGCACCCGTTGTTCCACCGTGCTGCTGGTTGATCATTCGGGGAAGGCGACCTTCATCGAGCGCAGTTTCGAGGGGGGAGCGGCCACCGAGCGGCAGACCGAGTTCCAGTGGTAA
- a CDS encoding PilZ-like domain-containing protein — translation MEDEYSEYRAVLAPGMRIEIGIPLSGGGVFRDWGVISESGGDLLLLQISRDVLPANVRVDVGFILDVSVWLGKDSYTCSGIVTARLSELVLQVRLFGRFTLRERRQFFRTDMALKVRYDIVDESSRKEVERDWEVRKEREQMKFQGYDDFVIAAQMARFQPAKDIVWRDLLRAQLNLGGGGICLRMPTTARPDQLVNLELYLPLEPPRLVHAVGQVIHVKPPLTLRDGSSRYDVGMEFLFLDERDRDLIFKQISSVQIANLRKISDKRDMDELGDDVAPSLAPRQYLMRALWVLLFLFAAYGLGRYLIAYRQAPPENEIQKTYEESIRKYRHMDRQP, via the coding sequence ATGGAAGACGAGTACAGCGAATACCGCGCGGTCCTCGCACCGGGGATGCGCATCGAGATCGGCATCCCGCTGTCGGGCGGCGGCGTGTTCCGGGACTGGGGCGTCATCAGCGAGTCGGGAGGGGACCTGCTGCTGCTTCAGATCTCCCGCGACGTCCTGCCGGCCAACGTGCGGGTGGACGTCGGCTTCATCCTCGATGTCAGCGTCTGGCTGGGCAAGGACAGCTATACCTGCAGCGGCATCGTCACCGCCCGGCTCAGCGAATTGGTGCTGCAGGTACGGCTCTTCGGCAGGTTCACCCTGCGCGAACGGCGCCAGTTCTTCAGGACCGACATGGCCTTGAAGGTTCGCTACGACATCGTCGACGAGTCCAGCCGCAAAGAGGTGGAACGGGACTGGGAGGTGCGCAAGGAGCGCGAGCAGATGAAGTTCCAGGGGTACGACGACTTCGTCATTGCTGCCCAGATGGCGCGCTTCCAACCGGCCAAGGACATCGTATGGCGGGACCTGCTGCGCGCCCAGTTGAACCTGGGCGGGGGCGGCATCTGCCTGCGCATGCCGACCACTGCGCGCCCCGACCAGTTGGTGAACCTGGAGCTGTACCTTCCTTTGGAGCCGCCGCGGCTGGTGCACGCGGTCGGACAGGTGATACACGTCAAGCCCCCCCTTACGCTGCGCGACGGTTCCAGCCGCTACGACGTCGGCATGGAATTTCTCTTCCTGGACGAGCGGGACCGCGACCTGATCTTCAAGCAGATCTCCTCGGTCCAGATCGCGAACCTGCGCAAGATTTCCGACAAACGCGACATGGACGAGCTCGGCGACGACGTCGCCCCTTCGCTGGCCCCTCGGCAGTACCTGATGCGGGCTCTCTGGGTGTTGTTGTTCCTGTTTGCCGCCTACGGCCTGGGCCGCTACCTCATTGCCTACCGTCAAGCCCCCCCTGAAAACGAGATCCAGAAGACCTACGAAGAATCGATCCGCAAGTACCGCCACATGGACAGGCAGCCCTGA
- a CDS encoding ABC transporter permease, whose amino-acid sequence MIEGIFVEGLIYGIMVLGVFISFRILDFPDLTVDGSFPLGAALMVQCLLSGMNGWLALLVAFAGGVLAGVATALIHNHLRVPNLLAGILTMTMLYSVNIRILGNRANVPILDQPTILKEVTEKFTGVIPDEYILLVFFLIVALVVKVLLDLFFRTDLGMTLGAMGNNEQMVISQGVNPKTLKTIGVGLSNGLVAISGAFAAQYLGFADVGLGQGIIVSGLASVMIGEFLMLKSNRIGVLTFCALAGSVCFYAVMYVGRFYGYVIHMTPSDLNLIKGVLIIVLLIMTQAKKLKVPFKVAK is encoded by the coding sequence ATGATCGAAGGTATTTTTGTCGAAGGGTTGATCTATGGCATCATGGTCCTGGGCGTGTTCATCTCGTTCAGGATTCTTGATTTTCCGGACCTGACGGTTGACGGGTCCTTCCCCTTGGGGGCCGCACTCATGGTGCAGTGCCTCCTTTCCGGCATGAACGGCTGGCTCGCCCTCCTCGTTGCCTTTGCCGGCGGCGTGCTGGCTGGCGTGGCCACCGCCCTCATCCATAACCACCTGAGAGTACCGAACCTCCTGGCCGGTATCCTCACCATGACCATGCTCTACTCGGTCAACATCCGCATCCTGGGCAACCGCGCCAACGTCCCCATCCTGGATCAGCCGACCATCCTGAAGGAGGTCACCGAGAAATTCACCGGCGTCATCCCCGACGAGTACATCCTCCTCGTGTTCTTCCTGATCGTCGCCCTGGTGGTCAAGGTGCTGCTCGACCTCTTCTTCCGCACCGACCTCGGCATGACTCTGGGCGCCATGGGGAACAACGAGCAGATGGTCATCTCGCAGGGGGTGAACCCCAAGACCCTGAAGACCATCGGCGTCGGCCTCTCCAACGGCCTGGTCGCCATCTCCGGCGCCTTCGCCGCCCAGTACTTGGGCTTTGCCGACGTGGGGCTCGGGCAGGGGATCATCGTCTCCGGCCTCGCCTCCGTGATGATCGGGGAATTCCTGATGCTCAAGAGCAACCGCATCGGCGTCCTCACCTTCTGTGCGCTTGCCGGTTCAGTCTGCTTCTACGCGGTCATGTACGTCGGGCGCTTCTACGGCTACGTGATCCACATGACCCCGAGCGATTTGAACCTGATCAAGGGCGTGCTGATCATCGTCCTGCTCATCATGACACAGGCAAAGAAACTGAAGGTCCCGTTTAAGGTGGCGAAATGA